From a region of the Xanthomonas rydalmerensis genome:
- a CDS encoding CsbD family protein, producing MDKNRTEGAKNQIKGTVKEVAGKVTGNKMKEVEGKVQKNAGKVQSEVGKARDNARS from the coding sequence ATGGACAAGAATCGTACCGAAGGCGCCAAGAACCAGATCAAGGGCACCGTCAAGGAGGTCGCCGGCAAGGTGACCGGCAACAAGATGAAGGAAGTCGAAGGCAAGGTGCAGAAGAACGCCGGCAAGGTGCAGAGCGAAGTGGGCAAGGCGCGCGACAACGCGCGCAGCTGA